Proteins co-encoded in one Panulirus ornatus isolate Po-2019 chromosome 68, ASM3632096v1, whole genome shotgun sequence genomic window:
- the cysu gene encoding salivary peroxidase/catechol oxidase isoform X1 → MRTVAATMRHALLLLSVLAWTCGVVQDPSCALHIVRGGSPHSTVQQHLFTNVLNVPLPSGTVCITYADVDAALYSASTRVVVNPPKGEWTPEDLAPVGELLMEATKILANQYGLTPAEVSHNLPLLDTTKTAAATMCPRFTSPMTCTPGKYRRYDGLCNNLYSPSWGATRAVFSRFIPPDYSDGLSAPRVSHDGTELPNPRKVSATIHRDDGFHDHAATLILVAWGQMMDHDFTLTATPLDARSRNEFEECCNVPPSHKNPYCLEISIPQEDPFYNLFKFRCIDFARGFPGVPQNCRLGPRLQFNILTSVIDGNTVYGGNDREARDLRAGVGGLLRHHEAFPGVPLKPLLPLKTDIPDEGCIRAHNSQHCFLAGEIRVNEQLILTCVHTLMMREHNRLAHQLANINPHWDDERLYQETRRIVAAQIQHITYNEFLPQLLGHDIMKQFGLILQKEGYWDGYDPKVDPSISASFSAAAFRFGHSLLPSTVERWSPSHKFIASKRLHELIRQPYDLYRPGVLEEYFMGMLNQPSQAMDDGITQEVTNHLFEEVHEKFGVDLVAFNLQRGREFGVPGYGAWRRFCGLEPILSFGALSSYMTNNTAAMYSHLYRSVEDIDLWSAGVSERPLPGSLLGPTFSCVIATQMQRLRRGDRYWYELPNQPSSFTLKQLESIRRVRLARLICDNGDKIDNLQMYPMVMQDPHINPRVSCKSGVIPHMDLTPWAEVPHSPLHAPLPSSQVFNSKSLETGVPSTLAHSSFYYSFGLLH, encoded by the exons gacaGTAGCAGCCACCATGCGGCACGCCCTACTGCTGCTGAGTGTGTTGGCGTGGACATGCGGGGTTGTGCAGGACCCGAGCTGCGCCCTACACATTGTCCGCGGAGGGTCGCCACACTCCACCGTCCAGCAACACCTTTTCACTAACGTTCTCAACGTCCC GTTGCCGTCCGGAACTGTGTGCATCACGTACGCCGACGTGGACGCTGCGCTCTACTCCGCCTCCACACGAGTCG TGGTGAACCCGCCGAAAGGAGAATGGACGCCGGAGGACCTGGCTCCTGTCGGAGAGCTCCTGATGGAGGCTACTAAGATCCTCGCCAACCA GTACGGCCTGACCCCGGCCGAGGTGTCGCACAACCTGCCGCTCCTGGACACCACCAAGACGGCCGCCGCCACCATGTGTCCCCGCTTCACCTCCCCCATGACGTGCACGCCCGGCAAGTACCGCAGGTACGACGGCCTCTGCAACAACCTCTACAGCCCCTCCTGGGGCGCCACCAGGGCGGTCTTCTCCAG GTTCATCCCGCCCGACTACAGTGATGGGCTCAGCGCCCCCCGGGTCAGCCATGACGGCACGGAGCTCCCCAACCCTCGCAAGGTGTCCGCTACCATTCATCGTGACGATGGGTTCCACGACCACGCTGCCACCCTGATACTGGTCGCCTGGGGTCAGATGATGGACCACGACTTCACCCTCACCGCCACCCCTCTAG ACGCCCGGAGCCGTAACGAGTTTGAGGAGTGCTGCAATGTGCCTCCGTCACACAAGAACCCCTACTGCCTGGAGATCTCCATCCCCCAAGAAGACCCGTTCTACAATTTGTTCAAATTCAGGTGCATCGACTTCGCTCGGGGCTTCCCAGGTGTTCCACAAAACTGCAGACTAG GTCCGCGCTTACAGTTCAACATTCTGACGAGTGTGATTGATGGCAACACTGTCTATGGCGGCAACGATCGAGAGGCGAG GGATCTGCGAGCGGGCGTTGGCGGCCTCCTGCGCCATCACGAGGCCTTCCCTGGCGTGCCCCTcaagcctctccttcccctcAAGACAGACATCCCTGACGAGGGCTGCATCCGCGCTCACAACTCTCAACACTGCTTCCTTGCTg GGGAGATCCGCGTGAACGAGCAGCTGATCCTGACGTGTGTCcacaccttgatgatgagggAGCACAACCGCCTGGCCCACCAGCTGGCGAACATCAACCCCCACTGGGACGATGAACGACTTTACCAG GAAACCCGGAGGATCGTGGCTGCACAGATCCAGCACATCACCTACAATGAGTtcctgcctcagctgctgggcCACGATATCATGAAGCAGTTTGGCCTCATACTTCAGAAGGAG GGATACTGGGATGGATATGACCCCAAGGTTGACCCAAGTATCTCAGCCTCTTTCTCCGCTGCTGCCTTCCGCTTTGGGCACTCCCTCCTGCCGTCTACAGTCGAGCGCTGGAGTCCCTCTCATAAGTTTATTG CGTCGAAGCGTTTGCATGAGCTGATTAGACAACCGTATGACTTGTACCGACCAGGGGTGCTGGAGGAGTACTTCATGGGCATGTTAAACCAGCCCAGCCAAGCCATGGATGACGGCATCACACAGGAG GTTACCAATCATCTGTTCGAGGAAGTACATGAGAAATTTGGCGTTGATTTAGTGGCCTTCAACTTACAACGCGGTCGGGAGTTTGGCGTGCCAGGTTACGGGGCGTGGAG GAGGTTCTGCGGCCTCGAACCCATTCTGTCCTTTGGAGCCCTCTCCAGTTACATGACCAACAACACTGCTGCCATGTACTCACACCTCTACAG GTCAGTGGAAGACATCGACCTGTGGAGTGCTGGAGTGTCAGAGCGGCCACTTCCAGGCTCACTGTTGGGTCCAACTTTCTCCTGTGTCATCGCGACTCAAATGCAGCGGCTCAGGCGGGGCGATCGCTATTGGTACGAGCTACCGAACCAGCCCTCCTCATTCACCCTAA AGCAACTGGAATCGATACGAAGGGTGCGTCTGGCAAGGCTCATCTGTGATAACGGTGACAAAATTGATAACCTGCAGATGTACCCAATGGTGATGCAGGATCCACATAT TAACCCACGAGTATCATGCAAGAGTGGTGTCATTCCACATATGGATCTGACGCCATGGGCAGAGGTTCCCCATTCTCCTCTTCACGCACCACTACCATCTTCACAG GTGTTCAACAGCAAGAGTTTGGAGACTGGTGTTCCCAGTACTTTAGCACATTCTTCATTCTACTACTCATTTGGTCTTTTACACTGA
- the cysu gene encoding salivary peroxidase/catechol oxidase isoform X2, which produces MRHALLLLSVLAWTCGVVQDPSCALHIVRGGSPHSTVQQHLFTNVLNVPLPSGTVCITYADVDAALYSASTRVVVNPPKGEWTPEDLAPVGELLMEATKILANQYGLTPAEVSHNLPLLDTTKTAAATMCPRFTSPMTCTPGKYRRYDGLCNNLYSPSWGATRAVFSRFIPPDYSDGLSAPRVSHDGTELPNPRKVSATIHRDDGFHDHAATLILVAWGQMMDHDFTLTATPLDARSRNEFEECCNVPPSHKNPYCLEISIPQEDPFYNLFKFRCIDFARGFPGVPQNCRLGPRLQFNILTSVIDGNTVYGGNDREARDLRAGVGGLLRHHEAFPGVPLKPLLPLKTDIPDEGCIRAHNSQHCFLAGEIRVNEQLILTCVHTLMMREHNRLAHQLANINPHWDDERLYQETRRIVAAQIQHITYNEFLPQLLGHDIMKQFGLILQKEGYWDGYDPKVDPSISASFSAAAFRFGHSLLPSTVERWSPSHKFIASKRLHELIRQPYDLYRPGVLEEYFMGMLNQPSQAMDDGITQEVTNHLFEEVHEKFGVDLVAFNLQRGREFGVPGYGAWRRFCGLEPILSFGALSSYMTNNTAAMYSHLYRSVEDIDLWSAGVSERPLPGSLLGPTFSCVIATQMQRLRRGDRYWYELPNQPSSFTLKQLESIRRVRLARLICDNGDKIDNLQMYPMVMQDPHINPRVSCKSGVIPHMDLTPWAEVPHSPLHAPLPSSQVFNSKSLETGVPSTLAHSSFYYSFGLLH; this is translated from the exons ATGCGGCACGCCCTACTGCTGCTGAGTGTGTTGGCGTGGACATGCGGGGTTGTGCAGGACCCGAGCTGCGCCCTACACATTGTCCGCGGAGGGTCGCCACACTCCACCGTCCAGCAACACCTTTTCACTAACGTTCTCAACGTCCC GTTGCCGTCCGGAACTGTGTGCATCACGTACGCCGACGTGGACGCTGCGCTCTACTCCGCCTCCACACGAGTCG TGGTGAACCCGCCGAAAGGAGAATGGACGCCGGAGGACCTGGCTCCTGTCGGAGAGCTCCTGATGGAGGCTACTAAGATCCTCGCCAACCA GTACGGCCTGACCCCGGCCGAGGTGTCGCACAACCTGCCGCTCCTGGACACCACCAAGACGGCCGCCGCCACCATGTGTCCCCGCTTCACCTCCCCCATGACGTGCACGCCCGGCAAGTACCGCAGGTACGACGGCCTCTGCAACAACCTCTACAGCCCCTCCTGGGGCGCCACCAGGGCGGTCTTCTCCAG GTTCATCCCGCCCGACTACAGTGATGGGCTCAGCGCCCCCCGGGTCAGCCATGACGGCACGGAGCTCCCCAACCCTCGCAAGGTGTCCGCTACCATTCATCGTGACGATGGGTTCCACGACCACGCTGCCACCCTGATACTGGTCGCCTGGGGTCAGATGATGGACCACGACTTCACCCTCACCGCCACCCCTCTAG ACGCCCGGAGCCGTAACGAGTTTGAGGAGTGCTGCAATGTGCCTCCGTCACACAAGAACCCCTACTGCCTGGAGATCTCCATCCCCCAAGAAGACCCGTTCTACAATTTGTTCAAATTCAGGTGCATCGACTTCGCTCGGGGCTTCCCAGGTGTTCCACAAAACTGCAGACTAG GTCCGCGCTTACAGTTCAACATTCTGACGAGTGTGATTGATGGCAACACTGTCTATGGCGGCAACGATCGAGAGGCGAG GGATCTGCGAGCGGGCGTTGGCGGCCTCCTGCGCCATCACGAGGCCTTCCCTGGCGTGCCCCTcaagcctctccttcccctcAAGACAGACATCCCTGACGAGGGCTGCATCCGCGCTCACAACTCTCAACACTGCTTCCTTGCTg GGGAGATCCGCGTGAACGAGCAGCTGATCCTGACGTGTGTCcacaccttgatgatgagggAGCACAACCGCCTGGCCCACCAGCTGGCGAACATCAACCCCCACTGGGACGATGAACGACTTTACCAG GAAACCCGGAGGATCGTGGCTGCACAGATCCAGCACATCACCTACAATGAGTtcctgcctcagctgctgggcCACGATATCATGAAGCAGTTTGGCCTCATACTTCAGAAGGAG GGATACTGGGATGGATATGACCCCAAGGTTGACCCAAGTATCTCAGCCTCTTTCTCCGCTGCTGCCTTCCGCTTTGGGCACTCCCTCCTGCCGTCTACAGTCGAGCGCTGGAGTCCCTCTCATAAGTTTATTG CGTCGAAGCGTTTGCATGAGCTGATTAGACAACCGTATGACTTGTACCGACCAGGGGTGCTGGAGGAGTACTTCATGGGCATGTTAAACCAGCCCAGCCAAGCCATGGATGACGGCATCACACAGGAG GTTACCAATCATCTGTTCGAGGAAGTACATGAGAAATTTGGCGTTGATTTAGTGGCCTTCAACTTACAACGCGGTCGGGAGTTTGGCGTGCCAGGTTACGGGGCGTGGAG GAGGTTCTGCGGCCTCGAACCCATTCTGTCCTTTGGAGCCCTCTCCAGTTACATGACCAACAACACTGCTGCCATGTACTCACACCTCTACAG GTCAGTGGAAGACATCGACCTGTGGAGTGCTGGAGTGTCAGAGCGGCCACTTCCAGGCTCACTGTTGGGTCCAACTTTCTCCTGTGTCATCGCGACTCAAATGCAGCGGCTCAGGCGGGGCGATCGCTATTGGTACGAGCTACCGAACCAGCCCTCCTCATTCACCCTAA AGCAACTGGAATCGATACGAAGGGTGCGTCTGGCAAGGCTCATCTGTGATAACGGTGACAAAATTGATAACCTGCAGATGTACCCAATGGTGATGCAGGATCCACATAT TAACCCACGAGTATCATGCAAGAGTGGTGTCATTCCACATATGGATCTGACGCCATGGGCAGAGGTTCCCCATTCTCCTCTTCACGCACCACTACCATCTTCACAG GTGTTCAACAGCAAGAGTTTGGAGACTGGTGTTCCCAGTACTTTAGCACATTCTTCATTCTACTACTCATTTGGTCTTTTACACTGA